From the Clavibacter phaseoli genome, one window contains:
- a CDS encoding flavin reductase family protein, with product MDAHPATTLAEGPGQAAFRAAFRRHAAGVAVVTTRDAQGSPVGFTATSLASVSADPPLASFSLARTASSAAALATADHVAIHVLGARDRHLAERLSGPASERFAGDHWSPGPHGLPVLAGGTALLVARIVERVPVHDAIVVVVRIEDGGAGVDDDPLLYHARRYLRPGAEA from the coding sequence ATGGACGCGCACCCCGCCACCACGCTCGCCGAGGGCCCGGGCCAGGCCGCATTCCGCGCCGCGTTCCGGCGCCACGCCGCGGGCGTCGCGGTCGTCACGACCCGCGATGCCCAGGGCTCCCCCGTCGGCTTCACGGCGACGTCGCTGGCCTCCGTCTCCGCGGATCCGCCGCTCGCCAGCTTCAGCCTCGCGCGCACGGCGTCGAGCGCCGCCGCCCTCGCGACCGCCGACCACGTCGCGATCCACGTCCTCGGCGCGCGCGACCGGCACCTCGCGGAGCGGCTCAGCGGCCCCGCGTCGGAGCGCTTCGCGGGCGACCACTGGTCGCCCGGCCCGCACGGCCTGCCCGTGCTCGCGGGCGGGACGGCGCTCCTCGTCGCCCGGATCGTCGAGCGGGTGCCCGTGCACGACGCGATCGTCGTCGTCGTGCGGATCGAGGACGGCGGCGCTGGCGTCGACGACGACCCGCTGCTCTACCACGCGCGCCGCTACCTGCGGCCGGGCGCCGAGGCCTGA